A genomic window from Pseudomonas marvdashtae includes:
- the ndk gene encoding nucleoside-diphosphate kinase gives MAVQRTFSIIKPDAVAKNVIGKIVTRFEDAGLRVVASKMKQLSKAEAEGFYAEHSERGFFGELVAFMTSGPVVVQVLEGENAIARNRELMGATNPKEAAAGTIRADFAESIDANAVHGSDSEAAAAREIAYFFSATEVTTR, from the coding sequence ATGGCTGTTCAACGTACTTTCTCCATCATCAAGCCTGACGCCGTTGCTAAAAACGTGATCGGCAAGATCGTTACCCGTTTCGAAGACGCTGGCCTGCGCGTTGTAGCTTCGAAAATGAAGCAGCTGTCCAAAGCCGAGGCCGAAGGCTTCTACGCTGAGCACAGCGAGCGCGGTTTCTTCGGCGAGCTGGTTGCCTTCATGACCTCCGGTCCGGTTGTCGTTCAGGTGCTGGAAGGCGAAAACGCCATCGCTCGCAACCGTGAGCTGATGGGCGCTACCAACCCTAAAGAAGCTGCTGCCGGCACCATCCGTGCTGACTTCGCTGAGTCCATCGACGCCAACGCCGTCCACGGTTCGGACTCCGAAGCCGCCGCTGCTCGCGAAATCGCTTACTTTTTCTCCGCTACTGAAGTAACCACTCGCTAA
- the rlmN gene encoding 23S rRNA (adenine(2503)-C(2))-methyltransferase RlmN: MTTSNGKTNLLGLTQPEMEKFFDSIGEKRFRAGQVMKWIHHFGVDDFDAMTNVSKALREKLKAVAEIRGPEVVSEDISSDGTRKWVVRVASGSCVETVYIPQGKRGTLCVSSQAGCALDCSFCSTGKQGFNSNLTAAEVIGQVWIANKSFGSVPATVDRAITNVVMMGMGEPLLNFDNVVAAMHLMMDDLGYGISKRRVTLSTSGVVPMIDELAKHIDVSLALSLHAPNDALRNQLVPINKKYPLKMLLESCQRYMSSLGEKRVLTIEYTLLKDVNDKVEHAVEMIELLKNIPCKINLIPFNPFPHSGYERPSNNAIRRFQDQLHHAGFNVTVRTTRGEDIDAACGQLVGQVLDRTRRSERYIAVRELNAADDAVQNAANSH; this comes from the coding sequence ATGACTACATCGAACGGCAAAACCAACCTGTTGGGCCTGACCCAGCCGGAAATGGAGAAATTCTTCGACTCGATCGGGGAGAAGCGTTTCCGTGCCGGCCAGGTGATGAAATGGATTCACCACTTTGGCGTCGACGACTTCGACGCCATGACGAATGTCAGCAAGGCCTTGCGCGAAAAGCTCAAGGCTGTTGCTGAAATTCGCGGTCCGGAAGTGGTCAGCGAGGACATCTCCAGCGACGGCACCCGTAAGTGGGTGGTGCGCGTGGCGTCCGGTAGCTGCGTCGAGACCGTCTACATTCCCCAGGGCAAGCGCGGCACCTTGTGCGTTTCGTCCCAGGCAGGCTGTGCCCTGGATTGCAGTTTCTGCTCCACCGGCAAGCAAGGCTTCAATAGCAACCTCACCGCCGCCGAAGTGATCGGCCAGGTGTGGATAGCCAACAAATCCTTTGGCAGCGTCCCGGCAACCGTCGACCGTGCCATCACCAACGTGGTGATGATGGGCATGGGTGAGCCGCTGCTGAACTTCGACAACGTCGTGGCCGCCATGCACCTGATGATGGACGACCTGGGCTACGGCATCTCCAAGCGCCGCGTGACCCTGTCCACCTCCGGCGTGGTGCCGATGATCGATGAGCTGGCCAAGCACATCGACGTCTCCCTGGCGTTGTCGCTGCACGCACCCAATGACGCATTGCGTAACCAATTGGTGCCGATCAACAAGAAATATCCGCTTAAGATGCTGCTCGAGTCATGCCAGCGCTATATGTCGTCCCTGGGCGAAAAACGCGTGCTGACCATCGAGTACACCTTGCTCAAGGACGTGAACGACAAGGTTGAACACGCCGTCGAGATGATCGAGCTGCTCAAGAACATCCCGTGCAAGATCAACCTGATCCCGTTCAACCCGTTCCCGCATTCCGGCTACGAGCGCCCGAGCAATAACGCGATTCGTCGCTTTCAGGATCAGCTTCACCACGCTGGCTTCAACGTCACCGTGCGCACCACCCGCGGCGAAGACATCGACGCCGCGTGTGGCCAGTTGGTAGGACAGGTGCTGGATCGCACCCGTCGCAGCGAACGCTACATTGCCGTGCGCGAATTGAACGCCGCCGACGATGCAGTGCAAAACGCTGCGAACAGTCACTAA
- the pilW gene encoding type IV pilus biogenesis/stability protein PilW, translated as MSLRFALLLLLAGLCSGCVLSGDYNPMKTSKGRDEAREAYVQLGIGYLQQGMTERAKVPLKKALELDGSDADANAALALVFQAEMEPELADEHFRKALSARPQDARFLNNYGSFLYEQARYKEAYERFEQAAADTLYPERSRVFENLGMTAAKLGQRDLARQQLEKALRLNRQQPRALLEMAELSYEDRHYVPARDYYERFSLLSEQNARSLLLGVRLAHVFEDRDKAASYGLQLKRLYPGTPEYQQYLSEQ; from the coding sequence ATGTCCCTGCGCTTTGCGCTGCTGTTGCTGTTGGCCGGCCTTTGTTCCGGTTGTGTGCTGTCGGGTGACTACAACCCGATGAAGACCAGCAAGGGCCGCGACGAAGCGCGCGAAGCCTACGTGCAGTTGGGCATCGGTTATTTGCAACAGGGCATGACCGAGCGGGCCAAGGTGCCCCTCAAGAAAGCCCTGGAGCTGGACGGCAGCGATGCCGATGCCAACGCGGCGCTGGCCTTGGTGTTCCAGGCGGAGATGGAGCCGGAACTGGCCGATGAACATTTTCGCAAGGCGCTGTCGGCCCGGCCGCAAGATGCCCGATTCCTGAACAACTACGGCAGCTTCCTTTACGAGCAGGCTCGTTACAAAGAGGCCTACGAACGCTTCGAGCAAGCGGCCGCCGATACCCTTTATCCCGAACGTTCACGGGTTTTTGAAAACCTTGGCATGACCGCCGCGAAACTCGGCCAGCGCGACCTGGCCCGCCAGCAGCTTGAAAAGGCACTGCGACTCAACCGCCAGCAACCGCGCGCATTGCTGGAAATGGCTGAGTTGTCTTACGAAGACAGGCATTATGTGCCCGCGCGTGACTATTACGAACGTTTTAGCCTGCTGAGCGAGCAAAATGCACGTAGTCTATTGCTCGGCGTTCGGCTGGCACATGTGTTCGAAGATCGTGACAAGGCCGCAAGCTATGGCCTGCAACTCAAAAGACTCTATCCCGGTACGCCGGAATATCAGCAATACCTGTCGGAGCAATGA
- a CDS encoding RodZ domain-containing protein, translated as MKAAHPEVVAATRVNPGETLRQARESNGWSLAEVALKLNLTVTSLGNLEAGAFDKLPGHTFARGYIRAYAKLLGMDQTVLVQQFDQYTGSDAQGSSVHSLGRIEEPVRVSHTILRIVSLLLLIAVIGGGFVWWQDQASLRTKEPVAMNPEHVEVEGADGTTQIHPLDEPEDQAVVEAQAEGETALALPQGQDGAEADAAAGAEPTAPVAPAPAPAPAAPTAPAHAGTAPAAPAPTLAAPAPTVAPAAPATAAAPAPGDGQVQIQFIADCWTQVTDGNGKVLFSGLKRKGDSTSINGKPPFAVRLGYARGAQVSYNGQPVDVAPFTSGETARLKLGQ; from the coding sequence ATGAAAGCGGCGCATCCCGAAGTTGTAGCAGCGACTCGCGTAAATCCCGGTGAGACCCTGCGTCAAGCCCGCGAAAGCAATGGTTGGTCGCTGGCCGAAGTGGCCCTCAAGCTCAATCTCACCGTGACTTCCCTGGGCAATCTGGAAGCTGGCGCGTTCGACAAATTGCCTGGGCACACCTTTGCCCGGGGCTATATCCGCGCCTATGCCAAATTGCTCGGCATGGACCAGACAGTGCTGGTCCAGCAATTCGATCAATACACCGGTTCCGACGCCCAGGGCAGCAGCGTGCACAGCCTGGGTCGTATCGAAGAGCCGGTGCGTGTTTCCCACACCATTTTGCGAATCGTCAGCCTGTTGCTGCTGATCGCGGTGATCGGTGGCGGTTTCGTCTGGTGGCAGGACCAGGCGTCCTTGCGCACCAAGGAACCGGTCGCCATGAACCCTGAACACGTCGAAGTCGAAGGCGCCGACGGCACCACCCAGATCCATCCGTTGGATGAGCCGGAAGACCAGGCTGTCGTGGAAGCACAAGCCGAAGGCGAAACCGCCCTGGCCTTGCCTCAGGGCCAGGACGGCGCCGAGGCCGATGCCGCCGCTGGCGCTGAGCCGACCGCTCCAGTGGCTCCCGCACCTGCTCCAGCTCCTGCCGCACCGACGGCTCCAGCCCACGCCGGCACCGCGCCGGCAGCCCCGGCCCCGACGCTGGCCGCGCCAGCGCCAACCGTGGCCCCGGCAGCTCCGGCAACCGCGGCGGCTCCGGCACCGGGTGATGGCCAGGTACAAATCCAATTCATCGCCGACTGCTGGACGCAGGTCACCGACGGCAACGGCAAGGTGTTGTTCAGTGGCCTCAAGCGCAAGGGCGACAGCACTTCCATCAACGGCAAGCCTCCGTTTGCGGTACGCCTGGGCTATGCCCGTGGCGCGCAGGTCAGCTACAACGGCCAGCCGGTCGACGTGGCTCCGTTCACCAGTGGCGAGACCGCTCGCCTGAAGTTGGGTCAATAA
- the ispG gene encoding flavodoxin-dependent (E)-4-hydroxy-3-methylbut-2-enyl-diphosphate synthase, with translation MHGESPIKRRESRKIWVGNVPVGGDAPIAVQSMTNSDTNDVAATVAQINRLEAAGVDIVRVSVPDMDAAEAFGKIKQLVKVPLVADIHFDYRIALRVAELGVDCLRINPGNIGREDRVRAVVDAARDRGIPIRIGVNAGSLEKDLQKKYGEPTPAALVESALRHVEHLERLNFQDFKVSVKASDVFMAVEAYRLLAKEIVQPLHLGITEAGGLRSGTVKSAVGLGMLLAEGIGDTIRISLAADPVEEVKVGYDILKSLHLRSRGINFIACPSCSRQNFDVVKTMNELEGRLEDLLVPLDVAVIGCVVNGPGEAKEAHIGLTGGTPNLIYIDGKPSQKLTNDNLVDELERLIRQKAAEKVEADAAVIARG, from the coding sequence ATGCACGGCGAATCTCCAATCAAACGTCGCGAATCCCGGAAGATCTGGGTCGGTAACGTGCCCGTGGGCGGCGATGCGCCAATCGCTGTGCAGAGCATGACCAACAGCGACACCAATGACGTAGCCGCCACCGTTGCGCAGATCAACCGCCTGGAAGCCGCCGGTGTCGACATCGTGCGTGTTTCCGTGCCTGACATGGACGCCGCCGAGGCGTTCGGCAAGATCAAGCAATTGGTCAAGGTGCCGCTGGTGGCCGACATTCACTTCGACTACCGCATCGCTTTGCGCGTGGCCGAGCTGGGCGTCGACTGCCTGCGTATCAATCCGGGCAACATCGGTCGCGAAGACCGGGTGCGCGCGGTGGTAGATGCCGCTCGCGACCGTGGCATCCCGATCCGCATCGGCGTCAACGCCGGTTCCCTGGAAAAAGACCTGCAAAAGAAATATGGCGAACCGACCCCGGCCGCGCTGGTGGAATCGGCCCTGCGCCATGTGGAGCACCTGGAGCGCCTGAATTTCCAGGACTTCAAGGTCAGCGTGAAGGCGTCCGATGTGTTCATGGCCGTCGAAGCCTACCGCCTGCTGGCCAAGGAAATCGTCCAGCCGCTGCACCTGGGCATCACTGAAGCCGGTGGGTTGCGTTCGGGCACGGTGAAATCCGCCGTCGGCCTCGGTATGCTGCTCGCCGAAGGGATTGGCGATACCATCCGCATCTCGTTGGCGGCGGACCCGGTCGAGGAAGTGAAAGTCGGCTACGACATTCTCAAATCCTTGCACCTGCGTTCCCGCGGTATCAACTTCATCGCCTGCCCGAGTTGCTCGCGGCAGAACTTCGATGTGGTCAAGACCATGAACGAGCTGGAAGGGCGCCTTGAAGATTTGCTGGTGCCGCTGGATGTCGCGGTGATCGGTTGCGTGGTCAACGGGCCGGGCGAAGCCAAGGAGGCCCACATCGGCCTGACTGGCGGTACGCCGAACCTGATTTACATCGACGGCAAGCCGTCGCAGAAACTGACGAATGACAATCTGGTGGATGAGCTGGAACGGCTGATCCGCCAGAAAGCGGCCGAAAAGGTCGAAGCCGACGCAGCGGTCATCGCGCGCGGTTAA
- the hisS gene encoding histidine--tRNA ligase encodes MSKSLQAIRGMNDILPEQTPLWRYFEGTVARLLDNYGYRQIRMPIVEFTELFKRSIGEVTDIVEKEMYTFDDRNGDSLTLRPEGTAACVRAVLEHGITGGGQVQKLWYIGPMFRHERPQKGRYRQFHQIGLEVFNLEGPDIDAELIVMTWRLWGELGLRDAVKLELNSLGTSESRGRYREALVEFLSGHVDKLDEDSQRRLKTNPLRVLDTKNPETQAILVDAPKMADYLDDESRAHFEGLKARLDAVGIPYVINPKLVRGLDYYSKTVFEWVTDKLGAQGTVCAGGRYDGLVEQMGGKPTPGVGFAMGIERLVLMLEALDKVPEELARQVDVYLCAFGEAAELAALALSERVRDQLPSLRLQINAGGGSFKSQFKKADKSGALYALILGDDELAQQVVGFKPLRGQGEQQSIAWDALAAHLATCVVQG; translated from the coding sequence GTGAGCAAGTCTCTGCAAGCCATTCGTGGCATGAACGACATCCTGCCCGAGCAGACGCCCCTGTGGCGCTATTTCGAGGGCACCGTGGCGCGCCTGCTGGATAACTACGGTTACCGGCAGATCCGCATGCCCATCGTCGAGTTCACCGAGCTGTTCAAGCGCTCCATCGGCGAAGTCACCGACATCGTCGAGAAAGAGATGTACACCTTCGACGACCGCAACGGCGATTCGCTGACCCTGCGTCCCGAAGGCACCGCGGCGTGCGTGCGTGCGGTGCTCGAACACGGCATCACCGGTGGCGGACAGGTGCAGAAACTCTGGTACATCGGCCCGATGTTCCGTCACGAACGTCCGCAGAAAGGCCGTTATCGCCAGTTCCACCAGATCGGCCTGGAAGTGTTCAACCTGGAAGGTCCGGACATCGACGCCGAGCTGATCGTCATGACCTGGCGCCTGTGGGGCGAGCTGGGGCTGCGCGATGCGGTCAAGCTTGAGCTCAACAGCCTGGGCACCAGCGAGTCCCGTGGCCGTTATCGCGAAGCGTTGGTGGAATTTCTTTCGGGGCACGTGGACAAGCTGGACGAAGACAGCCAACGCCGCCTGAAGACCAATCCACTGCGGGTGCTGGACACCAAGAATCCGGAAACCCAGGCGATCCTGGTCGACGCGCCGAAAATGGCCGACTACCTCGACGACGAATCCCGTGCGCATTTCGAAGGGCTGAAGGCGCGCCTGGACGCCGTCGGCATTCCCTACGTGATCAACCCCAAGTTGGTCCGTGGCCTGGATTACTACAGCAAGACCGTATTCGAATGGGTCACCGACAAGCTCGGTGCCCAGGGCACCGTATGCGCCGGCGGCCGCTACGACGGGCTGGTCGAACAGATGGGCGGCAAGCCCACGCCGGGCGTGGGCTTTGCAATGGGCATCGAGCGCCTGGTGCTGATGCTTGAAGCACTGGACAAGGTGCCTGAAGAACTGGCCCGCCAGGTTGACGTCTACCTGTGCGCCTTCGGCGAGGCCGCCGAACTGGCAGCCCTGGCCCTGAGCGAACGGGTCCGCGACCAGTTGCCCAGCCTGCGCCTGCAGATCAATGCCGGCGGCGGCAGTTTCAAAAGCCAATTCAAGAAAGCCGACAAGAGCGGTGCGTTGTACGCATTGATCCTCGGTGACGACGAACTGGCCCAACAAGTGGTAGGTTTCAAACCCCTGCGTGGCCAGGGCGAACAACAAAGCATTGCCTGGGATGCGCTTGCTGCACACCTGGCCACCTGCGTCGTGCAGGGTTGA
- a CDS encoding tetratricopeptide repeat protein, which yields MSSSEDEQLADLKDWWTRNGKPLLTGGLLALVIVFGWQAYQKYQGNQSQGASMLYQQLLETTLTPDGKPDPARVADLAGKLNKEFGGTAYAQYGSLFVAKVAVDSGKLDDAATELKAIVDKPANPTLGEVARQRLAQVLAAQNKAEDALKLLDGDADKAFLATREELKGDLLVQLGRADEAHAAYQKAKAALSDEAAVGGLQIKLDDLAKGDA from the coding sequence GTGTCGAGTAGCGAAGATGAACAGCTGGCGGATTTGAAGGACTGGTGGACGCGCAACGGCAAGCCACTGCTCACTGGCGGCCTGCTGGCGCTGGTCATCGTGTTCGGTTGGCAGGCCTACCAGAAATACCAGGGCAACCAGTCGCAAGGCGCCTCGATGCTCTATCAGCAATTGCTGGAAACCACCCTGACACCGGACGGCAAGCCTGACCCTGCCCGCGTGGCGGATCTGGCTGGCAAGCTCAACAAGGAGTTCGGCGGCACCGCCTACGCCCAGTACGGCAGCCTGTTCGTGGCCAAGGTCGCGGTAGACAGCGGCAAACTGGACGACGCGGCCACCGAGCTGAAGGCCATCGTCGACAAGCCGGCCAACCCGACCCTGGGCGAAGTGGCGCGTCAGCGTCTGGCACAGGTGCTGGCGGCGCAGAACAAGGCTGAAGACGCCTTGAAGCTGCTCGACGGCGACGCCGACAAGGCGTTCCTGGCGACTCGCGAAGAACTCAAGGGCGACCTGCTGGTACAGCTGGGCCGCGCTGATGAGGCCCATGCGGCCTACCAAAAAGCCAAGGCTGCGCTGTCGGATGAAGCCGCGGTCGGTGGCCTGCAAATCAAGCTGGACGACCTGGCTAAAGGGGATGCGTGA
- the bamB gene encoding outer membrane protein assembly factor BamB: MRDVIRWKHAALLALAILAAGCSSNSKKELPPAELTDFKEEVVLQKQWSRSIGDGQGETYNMLVPAIDGDTIYAGDVTGVIMAMDRMSGDVKWEKDLELPVSGAVGVGYGLVMIGTLKGEIVALDASSGEEKWRARVTSEVLAPPATNGDVVVIQTQDDRLIGLDAATGSQRWLYDSTPAVLTLRGTSAPIVTNRLAVAGLSTGKVVALDISNGVPLWEQRVAIPQGRSELERVVDIDGGLLLSGGTLYVASYQGRVAALDLESGRVLWQRDASSYAGVAQGFGSVYVSLSSGTVEGVDERSTTALWSNDSLARRQLSAPEVFSSYVAVGDLEGYLHLLSQVDGRFVGRERIDSDGLRARPLVVGSMIYVYGNSGKLEALTIK; encoded by the coding sequence ATGCGTGACGTGATCCGTTGGAAACATGCAGCATTGCTGGCCCTGGCCATTCTGGCCGCGGGTTGCAGCAGCAACAGCAAGAAAGAACTGCCTCCAGCCGAACTGACCGACTTCAAAGAAGAAGTCGTGCTGCAGAAGCAATGGAGCCGTTCCATCGGTGATGGCCAGGGCGAAACCTACAACATGCTGGTGCCGGCTATCGACGGCGACACCATCTATGCCGGCGACGTCACGGGCGTCATCATGGCGATGGACCGCATGAGCGGCGACGTCAAGTGGGAAAAGGATCTTGAACTGCCTGTGTCCGGCGCCGTTGGCGTGGGTTACGGGCTGGTGATGATCGGCACGCTCAAGGGCGAGATTGTCGCCCTTGACGCGAGCAGCGGTGAAGAGAAATGGCGCGCCCGCGTGACCAGTGAAGTCCTGGCGCCGCCTGCCACCAACGGCGACGTGGTGGTGATCCAGACCCAGGATGATCGTCTGATCGGTTTGGATGCCGCCACCGGCAGCCAACGCTGGTTATATGACAGCACCCCGGCGGTACTGACCCTGCGCGGCACCAGCGCACCGATTGTCACCAACCGCCTCGCGGTGGCTGGCTTGTCGACCGGTAAAGTCGTTGCCCTGGACATTTCCAACGGCGTGCCGCTATGGGAACAACGCGTAGCCATCCCGCAAGGTCGTTCGGAACTGGAGCGCGTGGTCGACATCGACGGCGGCCTGCTGCTGTCCGGCGGCACGCTCTACGTTGCCAGCTACCAGGGCCGCGTCGCGGCGTTGGACCTGGAAAGCGGCCGTGTATTGTGGCAGCGCGATGCCTCCAGCTACGCCGGTGTCGCCCAAGGCTTCGGCAGCGTCTACGTGAGCCTGTCCTCGGGCACCGTCGAAGGCGTCGACGAGCGTTCCACCACGGCATTGTGGAGCAACGATTCCCTGGCCCGCCGTCAACTGTCGGCCCCGGAAGTCTTCTCCAGCTACGTTGCAGTGGGTGACCTGGAAGGTTACCTGCACCTGCTCAGCCAGGTGGACGGTCGTTTCGTCGGCCGCGAGCGCATCGACAGCGACGGCCTGCGTGCCCGTCCGCTGGTGGTGGGCAGCATGATTTATGTGTATGGCAACAGCGGCAAACTGGAAGCCCTGACCATCAAGTAA
- the der gene encoding ribosome biogenesis GTPase Der, whose translation MVPVIALVGRPNVGKSTLFNRLTRTRDAIVGDLSGLTRDRQYGEAKWQGRTYILVDTGGISGDEHGMDEKMAEQSLLAIEEADVVLFLVDAKAGFTAADQMIAEHLRKRNKRSYVVANKVDNIDPDMARAEFAPLGMGQAIPIAGAHGRGITQMLEIALADFPKDDADEPEEGEEEIVAEGEEAKRIPGPSEKDGIKIAIIGRPNVGKSTLVNRMLGEDRVIVYDQPGTTRDSIYIPFERNEEKYTLIDTAGVRKRGKIHEEVEKFSVVKTLQAIKDANVVIFVMDAREGVVDHDLNLLGFALEAGRALVIAINKWDGMTPSERDYVKVELQRRLFFVDFADIHFISALHGTGVGNLYASVQNSFKSAVTRWPTNRLTQILEDAVGEHAPPMVNNRRIKLRYAHLGGANPPIIVIHGNQIEKVPKSYVRYLENTYRRVLKLVGTPIRIEFKGGENPYEGNKNTLTDRQVNKKRRLMSHHKKADKKRRDKK comes from the coding sequence ATGGTTCCCGTAATCGCCCTGGTGGGCCGACCGAACGTCGGCAAGTCCACCTTGTTCAACCGCCTGACCAGGACTCGCGACGCCATCGTCGGCGACTTGTCCGGTCTGACCCGTGATCGCCAATACGGTGAGGCCAAGTGGCAAGGGCGTACCTATATTCTGGTCGACACCGGCGGCATCTCCGGTGATGAACATGGCATGGACGAAAAAATGGCCGAGCAGTCGCTGCTCGCCATCGAAGAAGCTGATGTGGTGCTGTTCCTGGTAGACGCCAAGGCCGGTTTTACCGCCGCCGACCAGATGATCGCCGAGCATTTGCGCAAACGTAACAAGCGCTCCTACGTGGTTGCCAACAAGGTCGACAACATCGACCCGGACATGGCTCGCGCCGAGTTCGCGCCATTGGGAATGGGCCAGGCGATCCCGATCGCCGGCGCCCACGGCCGTGGCATCACCCAGATGCTGGAAATCGCCCTGGCTGATTTCCCCAAGGACGACGCAGACGAGCCGGAAGAGGGCGAGGAAGAAATCGTTGCCGAGGGCGAGGAAGCCAAGCGCATTCCTGGCCCGAGCGAAAAAGACGGGATCAAGATCGCCATCATCGGCCGCCCGAACGTCGGCAAGTCGACCCTGGTCAACCGCATGCTCGGCGAAGACCGGGTCATCGTCTACGACCAGCCTGGCACCACCCGTGACAGCATCTACATTCCCTTCGAGCGTAACGAAGAGAAGTACACGCTGATCGACACCGCCGGTGTGCGCAAGCGCGGCAAGATCCACGAGGAAGTCGAAAAATTCTCCGTGGTCAAGACCTTGCAGGCGATCAAAGACGCCAACGTGGTGATCTTCGTGATGGACGCCCGCGAAGGCGTGGTCGATCACGACTTGAACCTGCTGGGCTTTGCCCTGGAAGCCGGTCGTGCGCTGGTCATCGCGATCAACAAGTGGGACGGCATGACGCCGAGCGAGCGCGACTACGTGAAGGTCGAATTGCAGCGCCGGCTGTTCTTCGTCGACTTCGCCGACATCCACTTCATCTCGGCCCTGCACGGCACCGGCGTGGGCAACCTCTACGCCTCGGTACAGAACTCGTTCAAGTCGGCGGTCACTCGCTGGCCGACCAACCGCCTCACCCAGATCCTCGAAGATGCGGTGGGCGAACACGCGCCACCGATGGTCAACAACCGTCGGATCAAGTTGCGCTACGCCCACTTGGGTGGTGCCAACCCGCCGATCATCGTGATTCACGGTAACCAGATCGAAAAGGTGCCCAAGTCGTACGTTCGCTACCTGGAGAATACCTATCGCCGCGTCCTGAAGCTGGTCGGCACGCCGATCCGCATCGAGTTCAAGGGAGGCGAGAACCCGTACGAAGGCAACAAGAACACGCTCACCGACCGCCAGGTCAACAAGAAGCGCCGCTTGATGTCGCACCACAAAAAGGCCGACAAGAAGCGCCGCGATAAGAAATAA
- a CDS encoding pyridoxal phosphate-dependent aminotransferase: protein MITSKLPNVGITIFTQMSQLAAQTGALNLSQGFPDFDGPQALRDAVGRHIAQGHNQYSPMTGLPALRQQIAAKIARSYGANVDADQEVTVTPGATQAIFCAIAAVVHSGDEVIVFDPSYDSYEPAVQLAGGRCVHVQLGLDDFAIDFQKLGEALSPRTRMIILNTPHNPSGALISRAELDQLAALIRDRDIYLISDEVYEHLVFDGVPHASVLAHEELYRRAFVVSSFGKTYHVTGWKTGYVVAPAALTAELRKVHQYVSFCGVTPLQYALADYMAEHPEHVDELPDFYQAKRDLFCDLLAPSRFNFKRVAGTYFQLVDYSQIRPDLNDVDMAVWMTREHGVATIPISVFYQNPPQGQRLVRLCFAKREETLREAAEKLCVI, encoded by the coding sequence ATGATCACCAGCAAGTTGCCGAATGTCGGCATCACGATTTTCACCCAGATGTCCCAGCTCGCCGCGCAGACCGGCGCGCTCAATCTGTCCCAGGGGTTTCCCGATTTCGACGGTCCGCAGGCCCTGCGCGATGCGGTCGGCCGGCATATCGCCCAAGGCCATAACCAATACTCGCCGATGACTGGCCTGCCAGCGCTGCGCCAGCAGATCGCGGCAAAGATCGCCCGCAGTTATGGCGCCAACGTCGATGCCGATCAGGAAGTCACCGTGACCCCCGGCGCGACCCAGGCGATTTTCTGCGCCATCGCGGCGGTGGTTCACAGCGGCGACGAAGTGATTGTCTTCGACCCTAGCTACGACAGCTACGAGCCTGCCGTGCAATTGGCCGGTGGGCGTTGCGTGCATGTTCAGTTGGGCCTGGACGATTTCGCCATCGACTTCCAGAAGCTCGGCGAGGCCCTGAGCCCGCGTACGCGCATGATCATCCTCAATACCCCGCACAACCCCAGCGGCGCCTTGATCAGCCGCGCCGAGCTGGACCAGTTGGCGGCGCTGATCCGCGATCGCGACATTTACCTGATCAGCGATGAGGTCTATGAACACCTGGTGTTCGACGGCGTGCCCCACGCCAGCGTCCTCGCCCACGAAGAGCTGTATCGTCGCGCCTTCGTGGTCAGCTCGTTCGGCAAGACCTATCACGTCACTGGGTGGAAAACTGGCTACGTGGTAGCGCCAGCGGCGCTGACGGCTGAGCTGCGCAAGGTGCACCAGTACGTCAGCTTCTGCGGCGTGACGCCGTTGCAGTACGCCCTGGCCGACTACATGGCCGAGCATCCGGAACACGTCGACGAACTGCCGGACTTCTACCAGGCCAAGCGCGACCTGTTCTGCGATCTGCTGGCGCCGTCGCGCTTCAACTTCAAGCGGGTCGCCGGCACCTATTTCCAGCTGGTGGATTATTCGCAGATTCGCCCCGACCTGAATGACGTCGACATGGCCGTCTGGATGACCCGCGAACATGGCGTAGCGACCATTCCGATCTCGGTGTTCTACCAGAACCCGCCCCAAGGCCAGCGCCTGGTGCGCTTGTGCTTTGCCAAACGCGAGGAGACGCTGCGCGAAGCGGCGGAAAAACTATGCGTGATTTGA